The Fulvia fulva chromosome 6, complete sequence genome includes a window with the following:
- a CDS encoding CCR4-NOT transcription complex subunit 7, giving the protein MPPAVGRMHPSHMSNPFAHLNPQHSIPQTSHYQSQTSHLPSTINSHHAFGNSALNGGISPFNPSSPYGTSAFSAGGGTSTFNGGMMGGQGQGLGSAAAQAGFARGAAMQEHGHQMEASGMAIKTGAAARIREVWRHNLESEMHLLRQLVQKYPYVSMDAEFPGIVARPIGNFQGSKAEYHYQTLRCNVDILKPIQVGITLWTPEGELPPTQDSSVSSSMNGRQTYGNNLLGQNIPCTWVFNFQFNIDEDMSSDSSIELLKSSGVDFGRHLEHGMSPETFGSLLTTSGLAFNPDVHWLSFHSGYDFGYLIKLLSNDALPMDQTEFFNLVKIYFPKLWDIKFLLRHAQRVRSTQRLSEQAASVVDALGQKSGLTDLAEELGCTRIGQAHTAGSDAWLTGQVFWAMKSKIFGGQLDETLADQIYGLHGVAAPASQQYREEFFAAQSTPGQVNGTGGLAGLGGVNTLTPNNPSTPTTQHAGLNNQTPGPHYGAGFGNFQYSK; this is encoded by the coding sequence ATGCCTCCAGCTGTGGGCAGGATGCATCCCTCGCACATGTCGAACCCTTTCGCGCACCTCAATCCACAACATTCGATACCGCAGACCTCTCACTACCAATCGCAAACATCGCACTTACCGAGCACCATCAACTCGCACCACGCATTTGGTAACAGCGCATTGAATGGCGGCATTTCACCTTTCAACCCAAGCTCTCCGTACGGTACATCTGCATTCAGTGCTGGCGGAGGCACTTCTACCTTCAACGGCGGTATGATGGGCGGGCAAGGACAGGGACTAGGGTCGGCCGCAGCGCAAGCCGGCTTCGCAAGAGGTGCAGCGATGCAAGAACATGGACATCAGATGGAAGCATCGGGAATGGCTATCAAGACTGGCGCAGCAGCAAGGATACGAGAGGTCTGGCGACACAATCTAGAATCTGAGATGCACCTACTGCGACAGCTGGTGCAAAAGTACCCCTACGTTTCGATGGATGCCGAGTTTCCAGGTATCGTTGCGCGACCCATTGGCAACTTCCAAGGCAGCAAGGCGGAATACCACTATCAGACTTTACGATGTAACGTCGACATTCTGAAGCCTATCCAGGTTGGCATCACTCTATGGACACCGGAAGGCGAACTTCCACCCACGCAAGACTCAAGTGTCTCTTCTTCGATGAATGGCAGGCAAACGTACGGCAACAATCTACTCGGACAGAACATCCCTTGCACATGGGTCTTCAACTTCCAGTTCAATATCGACGAGGACATGTCGTCTGATTCATCTATTGAGCTGCTCAAGTCGAGTGGTGTTGACTTCGGGCGGCATCTCGAGCATGGCATGTCACCCGAAACCTTTGGTTCACTGCTCACAACGTCTGGCCTAGCCTTCAATCCTGATGTACACTGGCTCAGCTTCCATTCCGGATACGATTTTGGCTATCTCATCAAGCTGCTCTCCAACGACGCGTTACCCATGGACCAGACCGAGTTCTTCAACCTGGTGAAGATCTACTTCCCCAAGCTGTGGGACATCAAGTTCCTCCTGCGACACGCTCAGCGAGTGCGTAGTACCCAACGACTCTCCGAGCAAGCTGCGTCTGTGGTGGATGCTCTTGGTCAGAAGTCTGGTCTTACAGATCTTGCAGAGGAGCTGGGCTGTACCCGAATCGGACAAGCACACACAGCAGGCTCCGACGCCTGGTTGACTGGTCAGGTATTTTGGGCGATGAAGAGCAAGATCTTCGGTGGACAGCTTGACGAGACCCTGGCCGATCAGATTTACGGTCTCCATGGCGTCGCGGCTCCTGCGAGTCAGCAGTACCGGGAGGAGTTCTTCGCAGCGCAAAGCACACCAGGACAAGTGAATGGTACTGGCGGCCTGGCTGGCTTAGGGGGTGTCAATACTCTTACACCCAATAACCCATCAACGCCGACCACCCAGCACGCCGGGCTCAACAATCAGACACCGGGGCCTCACTACGGCGCTGGCTTCGGGAACTTCCAGTATAGCAAGTAG
- a CDS encoding Proteasome subunit alpha type-4: protein MSGYDRALSVFSPDGHVFQVEYALEAVKRGTCAVAVKGSHPEESVVVLGCEKRSALKLQDTRITPSKISMVDNHVCLAFAGLNADARILVDKARLEAQSHRLTVEDPVSIEYITKYVAGVQQRYTQSGGVRPFGISTLIVGYDPGSKEPRLYQTEPSGIYTAWKANAIGRSSKTVREFLERNHKDSMTRAETIELTIKSLLEVVQTGAKNIEIAIMAPGKNVEMLPSDDIEKIVEKINTEKDAAAEANANRRGGARAGGAAAGDAAASAQGPEQVLASRPAGEGSGPRE, encoded by the exons ATGTCGGGCTACGACCGAGCACTCTCCGTCTTCTCACCCGATGGCCACGTCTTCCAGGTGGAATACGCTCTCGAAGCCGTCAAGCGCGGAACATGTGCAGTCGCAGTGAAGGGCAGCCATCCAGAAGAGTCAGTGGTGGTGCTTGGCTGTGAGAAGCGATCGGCCCTCAAGCTCCAAGATACACGCATCACTCCTTCCAAGATCTCCATGGTCGACAACCACGTCTGCCTCGCATTCGCCGGTCTCAACGCAGATGCACGAATCCTGGTGGACAAGGCACGACTGGAAGCGCAATCACATCGTTTGACTGTCGAGGACCCAGTCAGCATCGAGTACATCACCAAGTACGTGGCTGGTGTGCAGCAGCGATACACACAGTCCGGAGGTGTGAGACCGTTTGGTATCTCGACACTCATTGTCGGATATGACCCAGGCAGCAAGGAACCGCGACTATACCAGACAGAGCCATCCGGTATCTACACAGCCTG GAAAGCAAACGCCATCGGTCGCTCGTCCAAGACAGTCCGCGAGTTCCTCGAACGCAACCATAAAGACAGCATGACCCGCGCCGAAACGATTGAGCTCACCATCAAGTCCCTCCTCGAGGTTGTGCAGACTGGCGCAAAGAACATCGAGATCGCCATCATGGCACCCGGCAAGAACGTGGAGATGCTGCCATCAGACGACATCGAGAAGATCGTGGAGAAGATCAACACAGAGAAGGACGCAGCAGCAGAGGCAAATGCCAACAGGAGAGGAGGTGCGAGAGCAGGTGGAGCCGCAGCTGGTGATGCGGCAGCGAGTGCACAGGGGCCCGAGCAGGTTTTGGCTAGTCGCCCAGCCGGTGAGGGAAGTGGTCCACGGGAGTAA
- a CDS encoding Signal recognition particle, which produces MVLADLGKRINSAVNDLTRGQTIDEKAFDGMVKEVCNALMEADVNIKLVAVLRKTIKNAVKFNELPPHANKKRIIQKAVFDALVDIVNPHQTPYNPKKGKSNVIMFVGLQGAGKTTTCTKLARWYQARGFKTCLVCADTFRAGAFDQLKQNATKAKIPYYGSLTQTDPVVVARDGVAQFKKERFEIIIVDTSGRHHQEDALFAEMVEIQGAVQPHQTIMVLDASIGQAAEAQSRAFKETADFGAIIITKTDGAAAGGGAISAVAATHTPIVFIGTGEHLLDLEKFNPESFVSKLLGMGDMQGLVEHVQSLKLDQKETMKNITEGKFSVRDMRDQLQNMMKMGPLSKMAGMIPGLSNMMGGVDDEEGGMKLKRMIYICDSMTQKELDSDGKMFKDQPTRITRVARGSGTSVREVEELLSQQQMMAGMAKKMKGGMANMQKAQGAMGGANRQQQMAAMQKRLASMGGGTGGAGGMPDINAMMKMMGGGGGGMPNLGGMDMSKMMSMLGGMGGGAGGAGGGRR; this is translated from the coding sequence ATGGTTCTCGCAGACCTGGGCAAGCGCATCAACAGCGCCGTCAATGACCTCACCCGCGGCCAGACCATCGACGAGAAGGCTTTCGATGGCATGGTCAAAGAGGTCTGCAATGCCTTGATGGAAGCCGATGTCAACATCAAACTCGTCGCCGTCCTACGAAAGACCATTAAGAACGCCGTCAAGTTTAATGAGCTCCCGCCACATGCCAACAAGAAGCGCATCATCCAGAAGGCCGTCTTCGATGCCCTCGTCGATATCGTCAACCCACACCAGACGCCATACAACCCGAAGAAGGGGAAGAGCAACGTCATCATGTTCGTTGGTCTGCAGGGTGCGGGTAAGACGACGACATGTACAAAGTTGGCCAGATGGTATCAGGCGAGAGGCTTCAAGACATGCTTGGTCTGCGCCGACACTTTCCGTGCTGGTGCTTTCGATCAGTTGAAGCAGAACGCGACCAAGGCCAAGATCCCATACTACGGCTCCCTCACACAGACTGATCCTGTCGTGGTCGCAAGAGACGGTGTGGCACAGTTCAAGAAGGAGCGCTTCGAGATCATCATCGTCGATACTTCTGGTCGTCACCACCAGGAAGATGCCCTCTTCGCGGAAATGGTCGAGATTCAGGGCGCCGTGCAGCCACATCAGACAATCATGGTTCTCGACGCCTCCATCGGTCAGGCAGCAGAAGCGCAGTCCCGCGCCTTCAAGGAGACCGCAGACTTCGGAGCCATCATCATCACCAAAACCGACGGTGCAGCAGCGGGAGGTGGTGCCATCTCCGCAGTCGCAGCAACTCACACTCCCATCGTCTTCATCGGTACCGGCGAGCACCTCCTCGACCTCGAGAAGTTCAACCCAGAGTCCTTCGTCTCTAAGCTTCTTGGTATGGGTGACATGCAAGGCCTCGTCGAACACGTCCAAAGCCTGAAACTTGACCAAAAGGAAACCATGAAGAACATCACCGAAGGCAAATTCTCCGTCCGCGACATGCGCGACCAACTTCAGAACATGATGAAAATGGGTCCCCTCTCCAAAATGGCCGGCATGATCCCCGGCCTCTCTAACATGATGGGTGGCGTCGACGATGAAGAAGGCGGCATGAAACTCAAGCGTATGATCTACATCTGCGACTCCATGACACAAAAGGAACTCGACAGCGACGGCAAAATGTTCAAAGACCAGCCCACCCGCATCACGCGTGTTGCCCGCGGTAGCGGTACCTCTGTACGTGAAGTCGAGGAATTGTTATCGCAGCAGCAGATGATGGCGGGCATGGCGAAGAAGATGAAGGGCGGGATGGCCAATATGCAGAAGGCGCAGGGTGCTATGGGTGGTGCGAACCGCCAGCAGCAGATGGCGGCTATGCAGAAGAGGTTGGCGAGTATGGGTGGAGGTACGGGCGGGGCAGGTGGTATGCCGGATATCAATGCGATGATGAAGATGATGGGTGGAGGTGGTGGTGGGATGCCGAATTTGGGAGGCATGGATATGAGTAAGATGATGTCTATGCTGGGCGGTATGGGTGGTGGTGCTGGTGGTGCGGGTGGTGGGAGGAGGTGA
- a CDS encoding Non-canonical non-ribosomal peptide synthetase FUB8 has product MRCMQVPAEGTVFVAKNNVDAHVSLLEKTDCRTLLGPQERSKDSTAESLVAARDLMYDVIPPLEELLDPRIVEHFPWTKTLDDVATETFLMLHTSGSTGLPKPVSIAHGLIATIDAQQDLPDVEGCSVTARRWANTSVHTALPPFRSAGINFFSFSVFQSTQLILGPCDQPSSLNTVERILNLHAVNAAVLPPSLLAEVAMDEGLLSEVSQWSSVAFGGGPLPKEAGDALWQHTSVLKILGSTETFNIPELEPKSIDEWEYHRYHPSLGLDFRSHSEELYELVFQRGDRVARHQGAFWTFPDQDEYSMKDLYEQHPSKPGCWKYRGRVDDIIVLSNGEKFNPTGAERIITRDPTVKSALIVGSAREQPMLLIEPLEVPGYDLERRRSSIVDAVAHANEILPAHAQIHPSHIRVLDPSDTFLRSAKGEVRRAPTNDALSAIIAEVYDSADQSSVCASTLDFQDEQSLSIALTRILSTDYLQGAQISENDNIFQCGLDSLRVVKLLRYFKASLRQQGVEKVCSLTTKAIYQSPSARSLASMLIEMSTGAAADECEEADPMLEMQSRLDSFTARLDGLEKRPDAKRIPSGNVVLLTGSTGSLGSYILLDSLVRNPSVERIICVNRLGSCRGKQLEATSTRGLCEDFSKVEFLQADLTRPCLGLEASKYDDLAQTTSHIIHNAWPVNFNLPLSSFDPQLESCCNLLELANSSSNIVETMFMSSVGAANNWAYVNDGSVPETLLDDFRVSEGMGYAQSKQLAELLFAHASKANNLPVTVCRLGQIAGPVKSEKGMWSPQEWFPSVLLSSSTLGKVPESLGAMDRMDWIPVDLLGDMLVETILPKCPVPSDIGHEVVRQLLALPEACIAASAATSAASSQPGTPLPSTSASPEGLSSRTSVSSDEGLETSKPGAKFLHFVNPRKAYWKDVVHDLFENESSDVQIVPFCEWLSSLKEVAEREDVSDDIPAVKLVGFFDDIGRPDAKRPEFSTSIAQGTSASLRELKSVSIQWLRHWRQQWRQAQG; this is encoded by the coding sequence ATGCGCTGCATGCAAGTGCCGGCTGAAGGCACTGTTTTCGTCGCCAAGAACAACGTCGATGCTCATGTTTCATTGCTGGAGAAAACCGATTGTAGGACCCTGCTAGGACCGCAAGAACGATCGAAGGACAGCACTGCCGAATCTCTTGTTGCCGCACGAGATCTGATGTACGATGTGATACCACCCTTGGAGGAGTTGCTAGACCCGCGAATCGTCGAACATTTCCCGTGGACCAAGACATTAGACGACGTTGCTACTGAGACTTTTCTGATGCTGCACACGAGTGGGTCCACTGGGCTTCCCAAGCCTGTCAGTATCGCACATGGCCTAATCGCTACCATCGATGCACAACAGGACCTACCTGATGTAGAAGGCTGCAGTGTCACTGCGCGAAGATGGGCAAACACATCCGTGCATACTGCATTGCCTCCATTCCGCTCAGCAGGCATCAACTTTTTCAGCTTCTCGGTGTTCCAGTCAACGCAGCTGATCCTGGGACCTTGTGATCAGCCGTCTTCACTGAACACCGTCGAGCGAATTCTGAACTTGCATGCCGTGAATGCTGCGGTACTGCCTCCTTCACTCCTCGCCGAAGTTGCTATGGACGAGGGTCTGCTGAGCGAGGTCTCACAATGGTCCAGTGTCGCGTTTGGAGGAGGACCATTGCCAAAGGAGGCAGGCGACGCTTTGTGGCAGCATACAAGTGTATTGAAGATTCTGGGATCGACCGAGACTTTCAATATCCCTGAGCTCGAGCCAAAATCGATCGACGAGTGGGAGTATCATCGGTATCATCCTTCTCTGGGTCTCGACTTCAGATCGCACTCGGAGGAACTGTACGAGCTTGTCTTTCAGCGCGGCGATAGGGTGGCTCGGCATCAAGGCGCATTCTGGACGTTCCCCGACCAGGACGAGTACTCGATGAAGGACTTATACGAGCAACACCCCTCGAAACCCGGCTGTTGGAAGTATCGAGGTCGAGTAGACGACATCATTGTGCTTTCGAATGGCGAGAAGTTCAACCCCACCGGGGCAGAGCGTATCATCACCAGGGACCCGACCGTGAAGTCCGCATTAATAGTCGGGTCTGCTAGAGAGCAGCCAATGTTGTTGATCGAGCCACTTGAGGTCCCAGGTTACGACCTCGAGCGAAGACGATCGTCGATCGTAGATGCAGTCGCGCATGCCAACGAGATCCTGCCAGCCCACGCACAGATTCATCCTTCGCATATTCGAGTACTCGATCCATCTGACACATTTCTACGTTCGGCGAAAGGCGAGGTTCGAAGAGCGCCCACGAACGATGCTCTCAGTGCGATAATCGCTGAAGTTTATGACTCGGCAGATCAGAGCAGTGTCTGCGCCTCGACATTAGACTTCCAGGATGAGCAAAGCCTGAGCATCGCTTTGACTCGGATCTTATCGACAGACTACCTGCAAGGTGCGCAGATCTCGGAAAATGACAACATCTTCCAATGTGGACTGGACTCCCTGCGCGTTGTCAAGTTGCTGCGTTACTTCAAAGCCAGTTTACGGCAACAGGGTGTTGAAAAAGTATGCAGCCTGACGACGAAGGCGATCTACCAGAGTCCGTCTGCTCGATCACTCGCCAGTATGCTCATCGAAATGTCGACGGGTGCTGCGGCGGATGAGTGTGAGGAGGCAGACCCGATGTTGGAGATGCAGTCGAGGCTCGACTCTTTCACGGCTCGTCTGGACGGCCTGGAGAAGCGTCCCGATGCCAAACGCATTCCTTCTGGAAACGTGGTCCTTTTGACTGGCTCGACGGGATCACTTGGATCCTACATTCTGCTGGACAGCCTCGTCAGAAACCCTTCAGTCGAAAGAATTATCTGCGTGAATCGATTGGGCAGCTGCCGTGGCAAGCAGCTCGAAGCGACGTCCACGCGCGGTTTGTGCGAGGACTTCTCCAAAGTCGAATTTCTGCAGGCAGATTTGACGAGACCATGCCTGGGCCTCGAAGCCAGCAAATACGACGATCTTGCACAGACAACCAGTCATATCATCCACAATGCATGGCCAGTAAACTTCAACTTGCCACTGTCGTCATTTGATCCGCAGCTAGAATCATGCTGCAATTTGTTGGAGCTGGCAAACTCATCCAGCAACATTGTTGAAACGATGTTCATGTCGAGCGTAGGTGCAGCAAACAACTGGGCGTACGTCAACGATGGCTCTGTGCCGGAGACGCTACTGGATGACTTCCGAGTGTCCGAGGGTATGGGCTATGCACAGTCGAAGCAGCTCGCTGAGCTTTTGTTTGCGCATGCCAGTAAGGCAAACAACCTGCCAGTGACTGTGTGCCGTCTAGGCCAGATCGCTGGGCCAGTGAAGTCGGAAAAGGGTATGTGGAGCCCACAAGAGTGGTTCCCAAGCGTACTGCTAAGCTCCAGTACTCTTGGCAAAGTACCGGAAAGCCTGGGCGCCATGGACCGAATGGATTGGATCCCCGTGGACCTGCTTGGTGACATGCTAGTGGAAACAATTCTGCCTAAATGCCCAGTACCATCAGACATCGGGCATGAGGTCGTGAGACAGCTACTTGCTCTACCAGAGGCATGTATCGCAGCATCAGCGGCCACTTCTGCTGCGTCTAGTCAACCTGGAACTCCGCTGCCAAGTACATCAGCAAGTCCGGAAGGGTTGAGCTCCAGGACTTCTGTCTCATCGGATGAAGGCTTGGAAACGTCTAAACCAGGAGCCAAGTTTCTGCACTTCGTCAACCCTCGGAAAGCGTATTGGAAGGATGTTGTACACGACCTCTTTGAAAACGAAAGCAGCGACGTCCAGATCGTACCCTTCTGTGAGTGGCTAAGTAGCCTAAAAGAGGTGGCTGAACGAGAGGATGTCAGCGACGACATTCCCGCTGTCAAACTGGTCGGCTTCTTTGACGACATCGGGCGACCTGATGCCAAAAGGCCCGAGTTCTCCACATCAATCGCCCAAGGTACGAGTGCATCGTTGAGAGAGCTCAAGTCTGTCTCCATCCAGTGGTTGAGGCATTGGCGACAGCAATGGCGCCAGGCTCAAGGATGA
- a CDS encoding Low affinity ammonium transporter, whose amino-acid sequence MAPGSDAGYLSDPEKTTTSQDKPRGDSVNHDDSTVSRKDGEEKADHTEEEAPSAPLSPMHEIAFISVICMAQFLALAGLAQTIAPLNIIGRSFNITDEATLSWYPAAFSLTVGTFILPAGRLGDMYGHKRLYMIGFGWYAIWSIVAGVAVYSGDILFSTARAFQGIGCALLVPNALALVGRTYGASPKKNMIFALFGAAAPTGWVVGAVFSSILAQLAWWPWAFFALAITCVVMIFVATAILPEDELQSTNIMDFDFLGCGTGVGGLVLFNFAWNQAAVVGWQTVYTYVLLIVGILLLVAFAVVEIKYAKFPLIPLKGFKGEAALALGVIAAGWGSFGIWVFYLWRLIENLRGYPALAACAQNSPVAISGLTAAVATGFLLSHIKVSYVLLMATLFFLTGQILIATAPVEQTYWAQTFVSIIIMPWGMDLSFPSGTIILSNSTPKQDQGIASSLVNTVVNYSISLGLGIAGTVVSNVNANGGSVIEGYRGAWYLGIGLDGIAVAIALYFVFRYR is encoded by the exons ATGGCGCCAGGATCAGATGCTGGGTATTTATCTGACCCCGAGAAAACAACAACCAGCCAGGACAAACCGCGAGGCGACAGCGTCAATCATGATGATTCAACCGTGTCTCGCAAGGATGGAGAAGAGAAGGCAGATCATACAGAGGAGGAAGCTCCAAGTGCTCCGTTGTCACCAATGCACGAGATCGCTTTCATCTCCGTGATATGCATGGCTCAATTCCTGGCTCTGGCAGGACTGGCACAAACCATTGCGCCTTTGAATATTATTGGAAG GAGCTTCAATATCACCGACGAAGCAACCCTCAGTTGGTATCCAGCGGCCTTCAGTCTCACAGTCGGAACGTTCATCCTGCCCGCTGGACGTCTCGGAGACATGTACGGGCACAAAAGACTCTACATGATCGGCTTTGGCTGGTATGCTATCTGGTCTATTGTAGCTGGAGTGGCAGTCTACAGTGGAGACATCCTGTTCAGCACGGCCAGAGCATTCCAAGGGATCGGATGCGCTTTGCTTGTACCCAATGCATTGGCTCTCGTAGGACGAACATATGGTGCCAGCCCGAAGAAGAACATGATCTTTGCGCTCTTTGGTGCTGCTGCGCCGACTGGCTGGGTTGTTGGAGCAGTCTTCTCGTCGATCTTGGCACAACTTGCTTGGTGGCCTTGGGCATTCTTCGCCTTGGCCATTACGTGTGTAGTCATGATCTTCGTAGCAACTGCCATTCTTCCCGAGGACGAACTGCAGTCAACGAACATCATGGACTTCGATTTCCTTGGCTGTGGTACTGGAGTTGGCGGACTGGTCCTGTTCAACTTTGCTTGGAATCAGGCAGCTGTCGTCGGCTGGCAGACGGTGTACACATATGTGCTCCTGATTGTGGGAATACTGCTGCTGGTTGCCTTCGCCGTGGTGGAAATTAAGTATGCCAAGTTCCCGCTCATCCCGCTCAAAGGATTCAAGGGAGAGGCTGCTCTGGCGTTGGGAGTCATCGCAGCAGGATGGGGCAGTTTCGGTATCTGGGTGTTCTATTTGTGGCGCCTGATCGAGAACCTGCGAGGCTATCCGGCTCTGGCGGCATGTGCCCAGAACTCTCCTGTGGCCATCTCTGGTCTTACCGCTGCCGTGGCTACTGGATTTTTGCTGTCGCACATCAAGGTCTCATACGTCCTGCTGATGGCGACGTTGTTCTTTTTGACGGGTCAAATTCTCATCGCTACGGCGCCGGTTGAGCAGACATACTGGGCACAGACATTCGTTTCTATCATCATTATGCCTTGGGGCATGGACTTGAGCTTTCCAAGTGGGACCATCATCTTGAGCAACAGCACGCCGAAGCAGGACCAAGGTATCGCATCTTCACTGGTCAATACCGTGGTCAACTACTCCATCTCGCTCGGCCTGGGCATCGCTGGTACGGTAGTCAGCAACGTCAATGCCAATGGCGGAAGTGTCATAGAGGGCTACAGAGGTGCCTGGTATCTTGGCATAGGACTGGATGGCATTGCGGTCGCAATTGCGTTGTACTTCGTGTTTAGGTACAGATGA
- a CDS encoding Peptidase S41 family protein ustP: protein MLTSRVWGVVLVTFTSLISAQEALCAQVSERIGRSSSVPASLALQCLRSVPLQTESALTQLTGLRLLLGFQSDLAYLNSSQPARLYPDVDILGGLDTLQARLQQDFYPNEYDFQADLARLIASAYDGHLSYIPDIVGTFAFLRIARSGDRFPLISVSSDGVELPEVYAYQDRFILAATSARTTFVPSPVVQINGQDVQDFLNQQAALAGSYHDPDANYNLLFPTELAPESGTIFEEFRFFDESDETKLTYANDTEVILSVRALSTSDLTGIADGESFFGRCCNGTIEDLLSEEMGSRNMVSAVGLSEALQQSASMNVVPARPRLRSAELEKRQADSDRPQFPTEVVAYASRVSGYFPESNSDLAVLAISTFQNALDEVADFQSTIGDFLAISEEAGKTRLIIDLRGNPGGLGFLAHDTFRQIFPTAFPYDAVNFRAVPLFDLTGRVVSQAFSSASAEDFDNPLSAPPFFSGAYPFNYRQQLDANNETFQSWPDLFTSLVRPNLTNILQTQFPVFPEGRTAAEAARPQVFDPQNIVLLQDGGCASTCALFSEFMKSNAPGDQNVRQVVVGGRRQTGPAQGVGGIKGGQLGLLVALDQGVLSAVSSASIEELLKFQADLRQDDIAAAIVALNRATTTSSGVGDAPPGGLPAGSVNFRNSIREGDSTVTPLQYVYDAADYRIFYTAPMYTSQEELWRKVYEVSWEDGRCVADSTGHPSAQPVTNYAEIEIPENS, encoded by the exons ATGCTGACGTCCAGGGTTTGGGGGGTAGTTCTGGTAACATTCACTAGCCTCATCAGTGCACAAGAGGCACTTTGTGCTCAAGTCAGTGAGAGAATAGGAAGGTCCTCATCAGTCCCAGCTAGCCTGGCCTTACAATGCCTGCGATCGGTTCCACTTCAGACAGAAAGCGCACTCACGCAGCTGACGGGACTGCGACTTTTGCTCGGCTTCCAGAGTGATCTGGCTTATCTCAACAGCTCGCAACCAGCAAGACTCTATCCTGATGTTGACATACTGGGCGGACTCGATACTTTGCAAGCGCGTCTCCAACAAGACTTCTATCCGAACGAGTACGACTTCCAGGCCGACCTGGCCCGGCTGATTGCTTCAGCCTACGACGGACACCTGTCATACATTCCAGACATTGTCGGCACATTTGCGTTCCTTCGCATCGCTCGCTCGGGAGATAGGTTTCCTCTGATTTCGGTATCATCCGATGGGGTCGAGCTGCCAGAAGTATATGCCTACCAAGACAGGTTTATTCTTGCAGCAACGAGCGCACGAACGACCTTTGTCCCTTCGCCAGTCGTCCAGATTAATGGCCAGGATGTTCAGGACTTCTTGAATCAGCAAGCTGCTTTAGCAGGGTCATATCATGATCCGGATGCCAACTACAACCTACTATTCCCGACCGAGCTTGCACCGGAGAGTGGAACCATCTTTGAAGAGTTTCGTTTCTTCGACGAGAGCGACGAGACAAAGTTGACCTATGCGAACGATACTGAGGTGATATTGAGCGTCAGAGCGCTCTCCACGAGTGACCTCACGGGTATCGCAGATGGTGAAAGTTTCTTCGGGAGGTGCTGCAATGGGACCATTGAGGACTTGCTCTCTGAAGAAATGGGGTCGCGAAACATGGTCTCGGCTGTTGGCCTGTCGGAGGCACTCCAGCAGTCAGCTTCAATGAACGTTGTACCAGCTCGTCCACGCCTGAGATCTGCGGAGCTAGAGAAAAGACAAGCCGACTCAGACCGCCCGCAGTTTCCAACGGAAGTCGTTGCTTACGCGAGCCGGGTTTCTGGATACTTCCCAGAATCAAATTCAGATCTGGCGGTGCTGGCGATTTCGACCTTTCAGAACGCTCTCGACGAAGTTGCGGACTTCCAGTCTACAATTGGTGACTTTTTGGCAATTTCTGAAGAAGCAGGCAAGACTCGACTTATCATCGATCTTCGCGGGAACCCAGGCGGTCTCGGCTTCCTTGCGCACGATACATTTCGTCAGATCTTCCCTACAGCATTCCCGTATGATGCAGTGAACTTTCGGGCAGTTCCACTATTTGACCTTACTGGGCGTGTTGTAAGCCAGGCCTTTTCAAGCGCCAGTGCAGAAGATTTCGACAATCCTCTATCCGCACCTCCATTCTTCTCGGGAGCATACCCCTTTAACTATCGCCAACAGCTTGATGCGAACAACGAGACTTTCCAGTCTTGGCCGGATCT CTTTACGTCTCTAGTCCGACCCAACCTGACGAACATTTTGCAGACTCAATTCCCGGTGTTCCCTGAGGGTCGAACAGCTGCTGAGGCTGCTCGTCCACAAGTATTTGATCCTCAGAACATTGTGCTACTGCAGGACGGCGGGTGTGCATCCACGTGTGCGCTCTTCAGCGAGTTCATGAAGAGCAACGCACCAGGAGATCAAAACGTACGCCAAGTAGTAGTAGGTGGTCGTCGGCAGACAGGTCCTGCTCAGGGCGTTGGAGGCATCAAAGGCGGACAGCTGGGTCTGTTGGTCGCACTGGATCAAGGGGTGTTAAGCGCAGTGAGCTCGGCGTCGATCGAAGAACTGCTCAAATTTCAAGCCGATCTCCGCCAAGACGATATCGCGGCTGCCATCGTTGCCCTGAATCGTGCGACGACTACCAGCTCCGGGGTTGGAGATGCACCACCGGGTGGTCTGCCAGCAGGGAGCGTAAACTTCCGCAACAGTATCCGCGAAGGCGACAGCACTGTGACTCCTCTTCAGTACGTCTACGACGCCGCCGACTACCGGATCTTCTATACAGCTCCTATGTATACGTCCCAGGAAGAACTCTGGCGTAAGGTGTATGAGGTCTCATGGGAGGACGGGCGCTGTGTTGCGGATTCCACAGGCCATCCTTCAGCACAGCCAGTAACCAACTATGCCGAAATCGAGATACCAGAGAATTCTTGA